A genomic stretch from Patagioenas fasciata isolate bPatFas1 chromosome 8, bPatFas1.hap1, whole genome shotgun sequence includes:
- the PPA1 gene encoding inorganic pyrophosphatase: MAGYSVEERAAPHSLEYRLFFKDAAGRYISPFHDIPIYADAGKNVFNMVVEVPRWTNAKMEIATKDPLNPIKQDVKKGKLRYVANVFPHKGYIWNYGAIPQTWEDPGHKDENTGCCGDNDPIDVCEIGSKVCSRGEVIQVKVLGTLALIDEGETDWKIIAINIEDPEADNYNDINDVRRLKPGYLEATVDWFRRYKVPDGKPENQFAFNGEFKDKDFAVNVIKCTHEHWKALVAKKTDGGEINCTNLTVSDSPFCCSQECAKATVEAAPPCKAANPIPPEVDKWFYYQKN; the protein is encoded by the exons ATGGCCGGTTACAGCGTGGAGGAGCGGGCTGCGCCCCACAGCCTGGAGTACCGGCTCTTCTTCA AGGACGCCGCCGGACGCTACATCTCCCCCTTCCACGATATCCCCATCTACGCGGACGCCGGCAAG aaTGTGTTCAACATGGTTGTGGAAGTACCTCGATGGACGAACGCTAAGATGGAG ATTGCAACAAAGGATCCCTTAAACCCAATTAAGCAAGACGTGAAGAAAGGAAAACTACGCTATGTAGCGAACGTGTTTCCCCATAAGGGTTATATCTGGAATTACGGTGCTATCCCACAG acttGGGAAGACCCAGGTCACAAAGATGAAAACACTGGCTGCTGCGGAGATAATGATCCAATTGACGTGTGCGAAATTGGAAGCAAG GTCTGCTCTCGAGGAGAAGTCATCCAAGTGAAGGTGCTGGGCACGCTGGCGCTGATTGATGAGGGAGAGACGGACTGGAAGATAATTGCTATCAACATCGAAGACCCAGAAGCAGACAACTACAATG ATATCAATGATGTCAGAAGGTTGAAACCCGGATACTTAGAAGCTACTGTGGACTGGTTCAGAAGATACAAAGTACCTGATGGAAAGCCGGAAAACCAGTTTGCTTTTAATGGTGAATTTAAAGATAAG GATTTTGCCGTGAATGTCATCAAATGTACTCACGAACACTGGAAAGCTTTAGTAGCGAAGAAAACTGATGGTGGGGAGATCAACTG CACAAACCTGACGGtgtctgacagccctttctgctgTAGCCAAGAGTGTGCAAAAGCTACTGTGGAAGCA
- the NPFFR1 gene encoding neuropeptide FF receptor 1 — protein MSAMQPPEPGRAGGGPSNGSWPNSTMSESHLLKENYTFFSAYYQHSSPVAAIFILAYTFIFLMCMIGNILVCFIVVKNRQMRTVTNMFILNLAISDLLVGIFCMPTTLVDNLITGWPFDNAMCKMSGLVQGMSVSASVFTLVAIAMERFRCIVHPFRQKLTLRKSLVTIAVIWVLALLIMCPAAITLTVTREEHHFMVDTYNNSYPLYFCWEAWPEVGMRRIYTTVLFSHIYVAPLALIVVMYARIAFKLFKSAAPDRSQGEPEGRRVSRRKAKVINMLIIVALFFTLSWLPLWTLMLLMDYGWLSEGQLHLVTAYIFPFAHWLAFFNSSANPIIYGYFNENFRRGFQEAFRAPFCSPHRHHHRGPYGPRSHSCGILFGARNRVFAQAQQPSDSPPASESGLLVPRRTGVPAWDG, from the exons aTGTCGGCGATGCAGCCTCCGGAGCCGGGTCGGGCCGGCGGAG GCCCTTCCAATGGCAGCTGGCCCAACTCCACCATGAGCGAGAGCCACCTCCTGAAGGAGAACTACACCTTCTTCTCAGCGTACTATCAGCACTCCTCCCCTGTGGCTGCCATCTTCATCCTGGCCTACACCTTCATCTTCCTCATGTGCATGATCGGCAACATCTTGGTGTGCTTCATCGTGGTGAAGAACCGTCAGATGCGGACGGTGACCAACATGTTTATCCTCAACCTGGCCATCAGCGACCTGCTGGTGGGCATCTTCTGCATGCCCACTACCTTGGTGGACAACCTCATCACGG gctgGCCATTTGACAACGCCATGTGCAAAATGAGCGGTTTGGTGCAGGGTATGTCTGTCTCTGCCTCTGTCTTCACGCTGGTGGCCATCGCCATGGAGAG GTTTCGCTGCATTGTCCACCCCTTTCGGCAGAAGCTGACGCTGAGGAAATCCCTGGTGACCATCGCTGTCATCTGGGTGCTGGCCCTGCTCATCATGTGCCCCGCTGCCATCACCCTGACTGTCACCAGAGAGGAACACCACTTCATGGTGGACACCTACAACAATTCCTACCCCCTTTACTTCTGCTGGGAGGCCTGGCCTGAGGTGGGGATGAGGAGGATCTACACCACCGTCCTCTTCTCCCACATCTATGTGGCCCCGCTTGCCCTCATTGTTGTCATGTATGCTCGCATCGCCTTCAAGCTCTTCAAGTCGGCGGCACCTGACCGTAGCCAAGGGGAGCCGGAGGGGAGGAGGGTCTCCCGGAGGAAGGCCAAGGTCATCAACATGCTCATCATTGTCGCCCTCTTCTTCACCCTTTCCTGGCTTCCCCTCTGGACACTGATGCTGCTGATGGACTATGGGTGGCTGAGCGAGGGCCAGCTCCACCTGGTCACCGCCTACATCTTCCCCTTTGCCCACTGGTTGGCCTTCTTCAACAGCAGTGCCAACCCCATCATCTACGGCTACTTCAACGAGAACTTCCGACGGGGCTTCCAGGAGGCCTTCAGGGCCCCCTTCTGCTCGCCCCACCGCCACCACCACCGCGGGCCCTACGGCCCCAGAAGCCACAGCTGCGGGATCCTCTTCGGCGCCCGCAACCGCGTCTTCGCCCAGGCGCAGCAGCCCAGCGACTCGCCTCCCGCTTCCGAATCGGGGCTGTTGGTGCCCCGCCGCACCGGTGTCCCTGCCTGGGACGGCTGA